A single Syngnathoides biaculeatus isolate LvHL_M chromosome 18, ASM1980259v1, whole genome shotgun sequence DNA region contains:
- the ckma gene encoding creatine kinase, muscle a: MPFGNTHNNFKLNYTVEDEFPDLSKHNNHMAKVLTKDIYGRLRDKQTPSGYTVDDVIQTGVDNPGHPFIMTVGCVAGDEESYEVFKELLDPIISDRHGGYGPNDNHKTDLNFENLKGGDDLDPNYVLSSRVRTGRSIKGFTLPPHNSRGERRIIEKLSVEALTSLDGEFKGKYYPLKSMTDAEQEQLIADHFLFDKPVSPLLTCAGMARDWPDARGIWHNDNKTFLVWVNEEDHLRVISMQKGGNMREVFRRFCVGLQKIEEIFKKRNHCFMWNKHLGYILTCPSNLGTGLRGGVHVKLPKLSTHPKFEEILTRLRLQKRGTGGVDTASVGGVFDISNADRLGSSEVEQVQMVVDGVKLMVEMEKKLEKGEAIDSMIPAQK, translated from the exons ATGCCTTTCGGAAACACCCACAACAACTTCAAGCTCAACTACACGGTCGAGGATGAGTTCCCTGACTTGTCAAAGCACAACAACCACATGGCCAAGGTTCTGACCAAGGATATATATGGCAGGCTGAGGGACAAGCAGACACCTAGTGGATACACCGTGGATGATGTCATCCAGACTGGTGTTGACAACCCCG GTCACCCCTTCATCATGACCGTTGGCTGTGTTGCTGGTGATGAGGAGTCTTACGAGGTTTTCAAGGAACTGCTTGACCCCATCATCTCTGACCGTCATGGTGGATACGGCCCCAACGACAACCACAAGACTGACCTGAACTTCGAGAACCTGAAG GGTGGTGACGACTTGGACCCCAATTACGTTCTGTCCAGCCGTGTCCGTACTGGCCGCAGCATTAAGGGATTCACTCTGCCGCCCCACAACAGCCGTGGCGAGCGCAGGATAATTGAGAAGCTGTCCGTCGAGG CTCTGACCAGCCTAGATGGTGAGTTCAAGGGCAAATACTACCCCCTGAAGTCCATGACTGACGCTGAACAGGAGCAGCTTATCGCtgatcacttcctgtttgacaAGCCCGTCTCCCCACTTCTCACTTGCGCTGGCATGGCCCGTGATTGGCCTGATGCCAGAGGCATCTG GCACAACGACAACAAGACTTTCTTGGTCTGGGTGAATGAGGAGGATCACCTGCGTGTCATTTCTATGCAGAAGGGGGGCAACATGAGGGAGGTCTTCAGGCGTTTCTGTGTTGGCCTTCAGAAG aTTGAGGAGATCTTCAAAAAGCGCAACCACTGCTTTATGTGGAACAAGCATCTGGGTTACATCCTAACCTGTCCCTCCAATCTCGGGACTGGTCTGCGTGGCGGCGTCCATGTCAAGCTGCCTAAACTGAGCACGCACCCCAAGTTTGAGGAGATCCTCACCAGGCTACGTCTGCAGAAGCGCGGCACAG GTGGTGTGGACACCGCATCCGTGGGCGGCGTGTTCGACATCTCCAACGCCGATCGTCTGGGATCCTCTGAGGTCGAACAGGTCCAGATGGTGGTTGACGGTGTCAAGCTGATGGTGGAAATGGAGAAAAAGCTGGAGAAGGGAGAGGCCATTGACAGCATGATCCCGGCTCAGAAGTAA